In Dolichospermum sp. DET69, the genomic stretch CGTGCTTGCCCGCATACAAAGTTGATACAGAAATCAGGTTTTATCTTGCTAAATATACTGAGACTTTAACCAATGTCAGCCCAGGTTTCGGCTAATCAAGCAACGATCGCAAAATCAGCAGTAGTCACACTAGGTAAATTAATCAAATTAGCAAACTCAGCACCAGTCCCAAACCCAGCAGCACTACCATTTTGGTTATAGTAAAGACTGCCACTACCGATACTGTAAACCAAGTATGCAGTACTAGTTGCAGCTAAATCATCATCCTCTACAGTAGTAAAATCAGAAACTTGACTCAACCCATCACCTACAACACTACTTAAAGCAGTAAAAGTCTGTTTACTCAACACCAACTTGTCACTGGCAGATGTAAAGTCAGTCAGGGTATCAACACCAAAGTCGCTACTGGTAAAAACTCGTCCACTACTATACCAAAAGCGATCGCTCTCACTCCCACCAGAAAGAATATCATTTCCCGCCCCACCAGTTAAAATATCTGCACCGCTTCTACCTGTTAACACATCATTGCCACTGCCCCCATTGAGATTATTATTGAGGCTATTGCCAATCAGGCGATCGTTTCCACTACCAGTGACTATATTTTCAATCACATTATTAGCAGATAGAGTCAACTTCAAGTTACTGTTGACTGTCTGCGTAGTAATCACACCCAAATTTAGGCGGACATCAGTAGTAGTACCACTAAAACTGATAGTATCGTTGCCGCCTGTGCTGATTTCTTGTATGGTATCGCTACCTAATGGGGTGGAAGCATTGAATGCGTAGGTATCATTTCCACTACCACCAGCCAGAATATTATTACCACTATTGCCCGTCAATATATTATTGCCACTATTGCCAGTGCCATTAATATTGCTCGTTCCAGTTAGAGTTAAATTCTCGATCCCATCAGCTAAGGTTGTGGTGGTACTAGCCTGCAAAGTGTCAGTGATGGTGACAGTCCCAGAGGATTTTTGCAAAGTTGCATTGGTAGGGCTGGAAAGGTTAACTTTAAAGGTTTCGTTGGCTTCGCTGAGACTATCATTCAGAATAGGAATAGTAATTGTGCCAGTGGTAGTATTGGCAGCAAAAGTTAAAGTACCGCTACTACTGGTATAGTCTGCATTGGCAGTAGCAGTTACAGGGGCTGTAGCGTATTGAACTGTAACTGGTTGACTAGAGGCACTGCTAAGAGTGATAGTTAAGACAGCTTGCGGAGTTTGCCCTTCGACAACAGTGATGTCATTGATGGACAGAGTGGGCAGAGTGTCATCATTGGTTATGGTTCCCACTCCCTGGTTATCTGCAATAGTGGCATTAGTGGCATTGCTAAGGTTAACCAAGAAAGTTTCGTTTGATTCAATTGTCATATCGCCAGTCACAGCAACATTGAGAATTTTACTGGTATCACCGGGATTAAAAGTTAATGCACCTGTGGTGGCGGTATAATCACTACCTGCTGTGGCTGTGCCGTTAGCAGTAGCATAGTTAACTGTGACAACAGAGGTACTAGCGGCAGAAAGAGTCACAGTAAAGGTAGCGTTCTTTGTGCCTGTATTACCTTCGGTAACAGTAATATCTTTGATGCTGAGGCTGGGTAAGGCTGCTGCTTGTACCTCAAATGCGCCGATATCGACTCCACCTCCAACAAGCCGCGTTAAACCTCGTTGGTCGTAGGGAATGGGTTCTGTTCTATTTCCATCGCCATCAAGGTCTTCTGTATCAGCAGGGATTAAGTTGTTGTTACCAGCGTTAATCGCCGGACTACCAGGAAGGAGAGCATGAGTAAGGGTGAGTCCACCGTTATTTTGTAAGGGTCTGAGTCCGGGGTTGGGGTTAACAATATCTGTACCAGTGCCTACAGTGCCTTTAGCGCCAGCCAGAGAGCCAATTAAGTTGTTATTGTTACCATTAAATAGCGCTGAACTCAAAAAAGAAGAGAGAAGATCAGGAGCATTACTATTTATATTCCCAGCCACAATCGTGTTTTTGAGGTTAACCGTGGCACTAAGACTATAAATACCGCCACCGCCATCGCCGTATTCGGTGCTGATAGCAGTATTCTTGGTAACAGTGCTGTTGATCAAATTGAATACTCCATTAGTAGAAGCATATATACCGCCCCCATTTCTCGCACTATTACCACTGATTGTAGTATTGAGTAAAGTAACTGAAGTGCCATTACTTCGTATGCCGCCCCCATTTCCCGCACTATTACCACTAACGGTAGTATTGATCAGAGTCACCGATCCAGATACAGTAGAGATGCCGCCACCGTAAACTCCCCCTTCGTTGTTACTAATTGTCGAGTTAGTTGCAATTAGTGTACCGCCGGAATTGTATATGCCGCCGCCTTCTTGAGAAGAGTCACCAGCAGCGATATTATTACTAACTATGCTGCCGTTGCGTAGGTAGACGAAACCACTGTTGTAGATGCCGCCTCCGCTATTAGAAAAACCGGACGCTTTGTTGCCTGTAACTGTCGAATTATACAAATCGAGAGCGGCATTAGAATCAACTCTAATACCTCCACCATCACTAGATATATTGCCGCCCGTAACCATTACATTCTGTAAGCTTAGTTGACCTCCATCCAGTACCTGAAAAACGCGATCGCTATTTAATAAACCTGACGCATTAATAGTTGCTTGTCCACCAACTGCCACAATATAAAGCACATTACTGCGACTTTTAATATCTAAATCTCCTTTCAAGGCTGCATCTTCATTAATCCCATTTGATGTGAGGTTGTAAGTTGTTCCTCCAGTTAAATGGATTTCATAATCAGTAGTCGGATTCGCATTGGCGATTAAAATCGCATCCCGCAGAGATAAATTATTAAGATCCTTATCATTACCATCATTTTGATCGGCTGTGGTAGTAACTGTCAGAATAGTATGAGCCATTTCACTTTCCTCGTATTACAAGCTGCATTTGAGTTGTCATGTCTATACTACACCTTCGTCAACCTGGAAGGTCAAGGTGATTATACTCGAACCATGAACTCCCTATAACTTGGCAAAAACTATAGGTCTAGAAAATGTCCTATAGGTTTTTTTTACAATTTTACCAGAGGTCTAAGACTATAAATTCAATTCCGTTAGGTTGAATAATCTGAAATTGTCCATCAACCTTTGACCGATCGCTGGCTCTCACTCCCTTAATATTAGTAATGATTCTATGAGTTGCA encodes the following:
- a CDS encoding M10 family metallopeptidase C-terminal domain-containing protein — translated: MAHTILTVTTTADQNDGNDKDLNNLSLRDAILIANANPTTDYEIHLTGGTTYNLTSNGINEDAALKGDLDIKSRSNVLYIVAVGGQATINASGLLNSDRVFQVLDGGQLSLQNVMVTGGNISSDGGGIRVDSNAALDLYNSTVTGNKASGFSNSGGGIYNSGFVYLRNGSIVSNNIAAGDSSQEGGGIYNSGGTLIATNSTISNNEGGVYGGGISTVSGSVTLINTTVSGNSAGNGGGIRSNGTSVTLLNTTISGNSARNGGGIYASTNGVFNLINSTVTKNTAISTEYGDGGGGIYSLSATVNLKNTIVAGNINSNAPDLLSSFLSSALFNGNNNNLIGSLAGAKGTVGTGTDIVNPNPGLRPLQNNGGLTLTHALLPGSPAINAGNNNLIPADTEDLDGDGNRTEPIPYDQRGLTRLVGGGVDIGAFEVQAAALPSLSIKDITVTEGNTGTKNATFTVTLSAASTSVVTVNYATANGTATAGSDYTATTGALTFNPGDTSKILNVAVTGDMTIESNETFLVNLSNATNATIADNQGVGTITNDDTLPTLSINDITVVEGQTPQAVLTITLSSASSQPVTVQYATAPVTATANADYTSSSGTLTFAANTTTGTITIPILNDSLSEANETFKVNLSSPTNATLQKSSGTVTITDTLQASTTTTLADGIENLTLTGTSNINGTGNSGNNILTGNSGNNILAGGSGNDTYAFNASTPLGSDTIQEISTGGNDTISFSGTTTDVRLNLGVITTQTVNSNLKLTLSANNVIENIVTGSGNDRLIGNSLNNNLNGGSGNDVLTGRSGADILTGGAGNDILSGGSESDRFWYSSGRVFTSSDFGVDTLTDFTSASDKLVLSKQTFTALSSVVGDGLSQVSDFTTVEDDDLAATSTAYLVYSIGSGSLYYNQNGSAAGFGTGAEFANLINLPSVTTADFAIVA